The genomic stretch TCCAGGGTCTTGCGCTCCTGCAAAACTGCGTCGAGCGAATTCTGTCCCTTTTTAGCCTGCGCGGTGATGGGCATATAGACCGCGAATACCCATAGAAGGATGATCGCGACGACGGGACCGAGCAGCCATATGAGATTCTTATAGCTCATGCTTCGAGCACCTCGCGGACAAAGCAAATTCCAGCACGGGTTTTCCCCGCACCGTCTTGTTTTCCTTGCGCACCACTTCCACCTGCTGGATAAAACCCGATCCCTTGAGGGACAAAAGGAAATCAAAAAGCTTGAGTTCAAGGGCATCCGCCTCAGCAAAAATGTATCCTGTCAATACCAGCGGATATTCATTTTCCATGGGTTTCCGGCCTGTCTCCCCCTTTGCCTGCGCGGCGCTCGCCGGTGGTGCGGGGGGCACAGGGGCGGAAGCTTGCTGGCCCTTGTCAGGAACAGCGGCTCCCTCGGCTGGAAATTCACCCCCGAATTCAACCGCCTTCAGATAAATGCCGTCCGGGGTCTTCGATGAAAGATACTTCAAAAGCGTCACGAACGTTATGTCCTTCTTCTGGATCTGGTTGCGAATAAAACCAATATCACCGGGGTCTATGGACACCTTGACCGACTTGAGCCCCAGGCTTTCTATGCCTTTCTTGATCTGCTCCAGGGAACCCTTCTCGGCCTGCAATCTCAGGTCGACATTTTTTGAGGTACGCCACATACCCAGGGAAAGCAGTATGAGGATTGCGGCGATAGCTGCCGTTCCGACCATGGCGAAGCGTTTGAATACCTTGTTCGTTTCACGCCTTTTCGCCCCTTCCGGAAGGAGATTGGGGAGAACATCGAGGTTCATGGAGAGCGCCTGGGCCGGGATGTACTTGTCCTCGATGCTGTGGAGCGTTTCAAGGCGGTCCACCTGTTCCACGAGTGTCTCCTCCAGTTTTTCCATGAACCGGGGGATTCTGGCGCCCCGCCCCGTCACATACACCTGGGTAACGGCCTTGTCGGGGTAATGCTGGTTATAGACGCTGAACGTCCGCTGAACCTCGCCAGCCAGGCGCTCAAAGGGTATCTTGAGGATCTCCGTCAGTTCCGCGTCAAAACCGCGTTCCTTCT from Syntrophorhabdaceae bacterium encodes the following:
- the pilM gene encoding pilus assembly protein PilM; the protein is PDIIKKTFTIPILPKKEQRDALNWTSAKVLSLSLDDMVYEHTMLGRMEEKGIMKDEVLFVGTSKGFIQRVSLAFQQAGFRDVVLVTDIAFAYVYALGEVGERSVAVVDVGGRQTGLYIANGRRLMFAREILTASESFSDALMSGPGLSFDEAEQYKKERGFDAELTEILKIPFERLAGEVQRTFSVYNQHYPDKAVTQVYVTGRGARIPRFMEKLEETLVEQVDRLETLHSIEDKYIPAQALSMNLDVLPNLLPEGAKRRETNKVFKRFAMVGTAAIAAILILLSLGMWRTSKNVDLRLQAEKGSLEQIKKGIESLGLKSVKVSIDPGDIGFIRNQIQKKDITFVTLLKYLSSKTPDGIYLKAVEFGGEFPAEGAAVPDKGQQASAPVPPAPPASAAQAKGETGRKPMENEYPLVLTGYIFAEADALELKLFDFLLSLKGSGFIQQVEVVRKENKTVRGKPVLEFALSARCSKHEL